Proteins encoded within one genomic window of Aspergillus nidulans FGSC A4 chromosome VII:
- a CDS encoding protein CYP548D1 (transcript_id=CADANIAT00007847) — protein MTETELIIMLQLLLPRSWPAALLAAGTILSFVWIAYYRFIHPLSRVPGPFLASVTPLVQLYHGLKGDRHLWIYELHQRYGDHVRLAPNFVSINNVEGLHKIYGHGNKFRKADFYNGFLAIPGVYNTHNAIDKLVHGRKRRVLSQAFSDTALKGMEDVMLLHVRQLCSILGRERPTSQSGDKDGATFNMANWFGYLTYDVMGELCFGKSFDMLIDGAKRRMIHLVDRAAYRHYVCGLWMPLHRWHLDQIFIRRLTNDRWNFIMESRQEANIRAKERTSLGQDAKKDFFYYLLNARDPETGKGLATQELWGEANVLMIAGSDTTSTSLSAAIFYLVRNPHALEKLKNEVRSHFSDVEEIVTGSKLNQLTYLKACIDEAMRLAPAVPGSIPREASDPVVTVDGLVLPEGTGCGTPPYCIHRRPDYYREPLSYLPDRWIEGSTCKTADAAWTVTREEVDLARKAFCPFSIGPRGCIGKSMALMEMRVTLARLMYLFDFELADATGEDENGHFKMVDHFVVSKTGPNVINIITRSL, from the exons ATGACTGAAACAGAACTGATAATCATGTTGCAGTTACTGTTACCTAGATCCTGGCCGGCTGCGCTGTTGGCTGCTGGCACCATCTTG TCTTTCGTTTGGATCGCATATTACAGATTCATTCACCCGCTATCAAGGGTCCCTGGACCGTTTCTCGCCTCGGTCACGCCTCTCGTCCAGCTCTACCACGGCCTGAAAGGTGACCGACATCTATGGATCTACGAGCTGCACCAGCGCTACGGCGACCATGTCCGTCTGGCCCCGAACTTCGTCTCCATTAACAACGTGGAAGGACTCCACAAGATCTACGGTCATGGAAACAAGTTCCGCAAGGCGGACTTCTACAACGGCTTCCTGGCTATCCCGGGCGTCTACAACACGCACAATGCCATTGATAAGCTTGTCCATGGCAGGAAGCGGCGAGTACTGAGCCAGGCGTTCTCGGACACTGCACTCAAGGGGATGGAGGATGTCATGCTCCTTCATGTTCGCCAACTGTGTTCGATTCTAGGTCGAGAGCGACCAACTTCGCAGTCTGGGGACAAGGATGGAGCTACTTTTAACATGGCCAATTGGTTCGGGTACTTGACGTATGATGTTATGGGCGAGCTGTGCTTTGGAAAGAGTTTTGATATGCTTATTGACGGGGCgaaaagaaggatgattcaTCTGGTAGATCGTGCTGCGTATAGGCACTATGTC TGCGGTCTTTGGATGCCTCTGCACCGCTGGCATCTCGATCAGATTTTCATCCGCCGTCTGACGAATGACCGGTGGAACTTCATCATGGAGTCTCGCCAGGAAGCCAACATTCGGGCCAAGGAAAGGACTTCGCTGGGGCAAGACGCAAAGAAGGATTTCTTCTACTACCTGCTCAACGCCCGCGATCCCGAGACCGGAAAAGGTCTCGCTACTCAGGAACTCTGGGGTGAAGCGAACGTTCTGATGATTGCCGGCAGTGATACCACCTCCACTAGTCTCTCTGCTGCCATCTTCTACCTGGTCCGGAACCCGCACGCTCTAGAGAAACTGAAAAACGAAGTCCGCTCTCACTTTAGCGACGTAGAGGAGATCGTGACCGGATCTAAGCTCAATCAGCTGACATACTTGAAAGCCTGCATTGACGAGGCTATGCGTCTCGCACCCGCAGTCCCAGGATCCATTCCACGCGAAGCATCGGACCCGGTTGTCACCGTGGATggcctcgtcctcccagAAGGGACCGGCTGTGGTACTCCTCCGTACTGCATCCACAGACGTCCGGACTATTACCGAGAACCGCTGAGCTACTTGCCTGACCGCTGGATCGAAGGCTCTACCTGCAAGACCGCCGACGCAGCCTGGACCGTGACCCGAGAGGAGGTGGACTTGGCTAGGAAAGCGTTCTGCCCATTCAGCATTGGCCCTCGCGGGTGTATTGGGAAGAGTATGGCACTGATGGAGATGCGAGTCACCCTAGCCAGGCTTATGTACCTGTTCGACTTCGAACTGGCAGACGCTACgggtgaggatgagaatgggcATTTCAAAATGGTAGATCATTTTGTTGTTTCCAAGACTGGGCCTAATGTGATT AATATCATCACTCGGTCACTCTGA
- a CDS encoding cell wall mannoprotein 1 family protein (transcript_id=CADANIAT00007848), producing MKVFNAILILYTLLPSLAIAQSPIDAALAQFQQLNDRIDSAQRSINAYNGGVLLALPVANSLYSAHTAATTARQSLTALDPLSPEDSQRALDAYNEVHPRLLATLAAGRDKAQVFRDAGVGYVAQGMISNLYNEKNRFEAALRDKIYPGYFQNDLAEAVDHAFQGTLAQFY from the exons ATGAAGGTCTTTAATGCCATCTTGATCCTTTATACtctccttccctccctcGCCATCGCGCAATCACCCATAGATGCCGCTCTCGCTCAGTTCCAGCAACTAAACGACCGGATCGACAGCGCGCAGCGGTCCATCAACGCCTACAACGGCGGTGTTTTGCTTGCTCTCCCCGTTGCGAACAGCCTCTACAGCGCACACACCGCTGCAACAACAGCGCGTCAGTCCCTTACAGCACTAGATCCCCTTTCTCCAGAGGATAGCCAGCGTGCGCTGGACGCATACAACGAGGTTCATCCGCGGTTACTTGCAACTCTCGCGGCCGGACGCGATAAG GCACAAGTCTTCAGAGACGCAGGCGTTGGATACGTTGCGCAAGGAATGATTAGTAACCTTTACAACGAGAAGAACCGGTTCGAAGCTGCACTCAGGGACAAGATTTATCCGGGATACTTCCAGAATGATCTGGCTGAGGCGGTTGATCATGCCTTTCAGGGTACTTTGGCACAGTTCTACTAG